CCGCCCTGGCCGCGGTGGGGGCGGCGGGCAGTGTCGCCCAGGAAAAGGACCGGCGGACGCTGATCTTGCTGTTGCTGACGCGTCTGAGCGGGTTCGAAGTGGTGGGCGGTAAATTGACCGCGACTCTGCTGTCACCCTTGTCGCTATTGATTTGTGGACTGCCCGTCTTCTTAACGTTCCCGTTGCTGGGCGGTGTTTCCCCCCAACAAGTCATCAGTGTGTTTGCGGTCACCGCCGCCATGATCATCCTGTCGGGAACGGTGGGCACGGTCATCGGTTTGTGGCGTGAAAAAACGTTCCAAGCGATCGCGTTGACCGTTTTGACGTTGTTGTTGTTCCTGGGTCTGGGCGAAGCGATTGCGACCCTGGTCCCACTGCCGACGTCCTGGACGTTAGCCGTCAGTCCGATCCGCGCACTGACCGCTGCGGCGTCGCCGCTATCCAGCCTGCAGGGCGATGTGCTTGCCGGTGTGGTGCTGTTCGTCTTGCTTGCGTTGGCCCTGTCGGTGGCATTGCTAATCTACGGCGTCGTGATGGTTCGCATCTGGAACCCATCTCGCGAAGTCCGTTTCAAGGCCCCCAAAGCGGAAAACAGCGTGGACGTCGAATCGCCCGGCGAACCAGCCAGTTGGAAAGTCCGCCAGCCGCGTGCCGTTTGGGACAATCCGGTGCTGTGGCGTGAAGTCCGCACGTGGGCCTATGGCCGCAAGGTGTTGATCATTCGTGCCACGTTCGTGGTTCTGTTCGCGATTGTCGCGGCCTCCATTGCATGGCAGGTCCGCAGCGGCGTCGCCTTGGAACCGGCCGGCCGCATCGATCGTGCCCTTCCCTCGGCCACCATCCCTGTGGCCATCCTGGGCGTGGTCAGCCTCGTTCTGGTCAACGCATTGGCTGTGAACAGCATCACCGGCGAACGCGACGGGCTGGCGTTGGACCTGTTGCTGGTCACTGACCTCAGCCCACGTGAGTTCATCTTCGGGAAATTGCTGGGCGTCCTGTACGTTGCCAAGGAAATGATCGTTTTGCCGGTCCTGTTGCTGATCTACATGGGGGCCAGCGGTGTGATGACGTGGGAGAATACGATCTATGCGGTATTGGGTGCGTTGGTTTTGTACATCTTTGTTTCGATGCTGGGCATTCACACGGGGCTGAATTACGTCGC
The Crateriforma spongiae DNA segment above includes these coding regions:
- a CDS encoding ABC-2 transporter permease, with product MLGPVFNREAIVTPKRPQTYLSRGIYVGALFLLLCTGYLVLDGSHSLATTSDSARFGGFMFALLAPLQLLVLSALAAVGAAGSVAQEKDRRTLILLLLTRLSGFEVVGGKLTATLLSPLSLLICGLPVFLTFPLLGGVSPQQVISVFAVTAAMIILSGTVGTVIGLWREKTFQAIALTVLTLLLFLGLGEAIATLVPLPTSWTLAVSPIRALTAAASPLSSLQGDVLAGVVLFVLLALALSVALLIYGVVMVRIWNPSREVRFKAPKAENSVDVESPGEPASWKVRQPRAVWDNPVLWREVRTWAYGRKVLIIRATFVVLFAIVAASIAWQVRSGVALEPAGRIDRALPSATIPVAILGVVSLVLVNALAVNSITGERDGLALDLLLVTDLSPREFIFGKLLGVLYVAKEMIVLPVLLLIYMGASGVMTWENTIYAVLGALVLYIFVSMLGIHTGLNYVAGRTATMASLGTVFFLCVGIAICMTIMVSFRGAFQLQLAPFLVMILGGGAALFASLGWRNPSSAIFAASFFLPLITFYAITQFLLQMDHLYVVSALVAGYGFAVAAMMIPALSEFDVCLEPDRGGTGEST